Part of the Paenibacillus terrae HPL-003 genome is shown below.
TCCAGAAGGGGCTGCTGTCTGTAGATCCTTCCGGGAACGTGACGGTGTTGGCCGATCAAGTCGACGGCACACCGATCTATTTGGCCAATGAGCTAGATATTGCGAAAGATGGCACTATTTATTTTTCTGACACCTCCAATTATGGCAGTGTAGTCTTCAAAGAAATCGCCGAGAACAAGCCACATGGACGTTTGCTGAAATATGATCCGGCGACCAAGCAGACGACAGTTCTGTTGGAAGGCCTTTATTTTGCGAACGGGGTTGCCTTGTCTGCGGACGAAGATTTTGTGCTTGTGGCAGAGTCGTATCACTACCAATTGACCAGATACTGGCTCAAAGGGCCAAAGAAGGGGACTTCGGATATTTTTGCGGATAATCTCGCCGGTTTTCCGGATAACATTACGCGTGATGATCAAGGCCATTTCTGGGTCGGTCTCTTCACGACACGTATTCCCTTTGTAGATCAGATGCATGGAAGCCCGTGGCTGGCTGGAATGATGGCCAAATTGCCTCAACCACTGCTCAGCGGTGCAAGCGCACCTGTGAAGCATGGGCTTGCGGTGGAGCTTAATTCGCAGGGGAAACTCATCGGAAGCTGGCATGATCCTGCAGGCTCGCTTTATGGCGTAACTACGGCTGTAAACCATGACGGATATTTATATATAGGCACAGCTCCTGGAGGCAGCCAGGGCGTTCATCGCGTACTTTTAACCAAATAAGCTTGGGGAGGGTTTAACATGATATTGGATGAGTTGGAGTTATCCTGGAAAGGGAAGGAAAGCCTAGCCGGTAAAGTAGCTTTGGTAACAGGCGCAAGCAGCGGTATTGGGGCATCGATTGCAAGAAAACTGGCAAAGCGAGGCGCATATGTAGCTGTATTGGCACGCCGCCAGGAGCGATTGGACGAATTGGTTCGCGACTTGCACCAAGAGGGATTGTACGAGGTCATGGCAATACCCGCCGATATCCAAAAAGCTGAAGATGTACAGCAGGCGGTCCATGCCATTCTTGAACGCTGGGGGCGGCTTGATATTATCGTTGCCAATGCCGGCTTCGGGTATCGAAGCCCACTGGCAGAAGTGGACCTGGAAAGATGGGAGGAGCTTTACAAGACGAATGTGCACGGTCTTGTCCTGACACTGAAGTACGGGCTTCAGCCAATGAGGGAACAGGCCAAGGGGGATGTTGTCATTGTCTCCTCTATTGCAGCGAAGGAAGTAACTGCCGGAGGAGGACTATACAGCGCTACCAAGTACGGCGTTAGCGCCATAGCCTCCGCCTTGCGTTTGGAGACCAGTACGCAAGGAATCCGTGTAACTGCGATTCACCCCGGGGCGGTGGCGACGGAATTTTCGCAGGTGGCTGGATATCCAGAGCAGGAGATTCGGGCGTTTGCTTCGAGCATTTTGCCGCTGCATCCCGATGATGTTGCAGAAGCTGCCCTTTATGCACTGGAGCAACCGGAGCATGTTAACATTCCGGAGTTGACCATTATGCCTTCGAGGCAGGTCCAGCGGTTCAAATAGAGCGGTATTTATTCTGCTGATCCAAGAAGCGCGAGTTACAGGGGGAAAATAACCCTTGCACTCGCGCTTTTTTTACGCTAATGACGAAGCGTACACTCCATTTACTATAGAGAAGACCCTATCCTGTGACTATTTATGGGCACCACGCTCGCTCATCCAGTCATCGTGAGTATAGCTATAGTGTAATGACGTACAGGCCCAACGGTGTGGTTGCGCTGCCTGCAATCATAAAACTTAGAGAATAGCTGGACTTGCCGGGGGGCACGCTGATATCAGCCAATCGGCATACCTTGGTATTATCTCGTAGCAGAGGGATACCATATACATGATCATTCACACGCACAGACCCGGCGAACGATCCCCCACGCGGATTGGCGTAGATGCGGACCGTACGTTCCTCGTGACCGTCGTTGACGATGGGGATCGTAGCGTTATATATGACACCGAATTGTCCACGATTATCAAGCGCAGGGCCTAGCTCGCTGCGAGCCCCGGTAAACAGTAGATCGGCGGGCGTCTCGCCATCCAATTTTTTGGTGGCACATGCTCGGTAGTTAGCGCTTTGCCCGACTACGTACTCTGGCATCCGCGCGTTCGTTTCGGAAAAGGACCATGTACCACGCGGATGCGCCTGCGGCGGCGGTACGGGTGGTAGCGGCTCCGCATGAATCCCGCGCAGGTCGGTTTGTATATCCTTGCTGACCACGGTGCGGATTACATAGTCCAACGTACCGTGGCCTTCGGCATATTCCACAGTGAGATCATAGGTGAATCCGGCCAGCGACCCTTCTGGCAGCTCGAATTCTTCCAGCAGCGCTGTGCCTTTGCCAAATTTATGACGGTCTACCGGCTTCAAGCGCTTCATCGTACCGGCCAAACAGCTTTTGGCAATAGACTGCCCGACATCCATAATCCAGTTACCATCCTCAGGCGCAATCTCTAGAGCCCGCTCGATATGACGTACTTCCAGCGCAGCATCGCTTTTGTTCTCTACGGTGATGCCCAGTTTGACAGGGCCGCCGATTTTGTTGTAATGCCAGCCGAAAATGCGATGCTTGACCGTCCGGGTTGTCGTGCGTACCACGTCATGCCATAGGGTAGCTTGCCGGGCAGGTACAGTCACGGGGGTGAGCGTCTCCGGGTTATCGCTAAGCATGAGGCGACGCTTTCCCCCTTCGGTGGCTGATTTCACATCCACATTGATATTTGGCGGGATCACAGCCGACTCCACAATCAGATCCTTTAGCTCTTTGGGGCGATGGTTCATGTGAGTTCCTCCTTTGATTTAGAGAATCGGACCGCTTACTGGTTCATGGAAATGGGCGGTTCATATATATAGGTAACGCCGGAGTAACTTTTACAACCTGTTTTTTTAAAAAAATTTTGGAAAAATTCGAATGCCTTATCATGGCTATGCGATTGCGTCAAAGCAAGCTTCAAACTTCCTTCTCCGTCTCACGAACGATTTGCCCACAGGTATTGCGTGTATGTTAACAGCATATGCTATTGGATGTACAGAGAAGCTACAGGAGGGAAACATGCCTAAAAAGATATGGTGGAAGGAAGCCGTTGTGTATCAGATTTATCCGATTAGCTTTCAGGATTCGGACGGAGACGGAAAAGGAGATTTACAGGGTATTCTGTCCAGGCTGGACTATCTGAGTGAGCTGGGCATTGATGTCATCTGGATTTGCCCGGTGTACAAATCGCCCAATCATGATAACGGCTACGATATTAGCGATTATTATGCCATTATGGATGAATTCGGAACGATGGAGGATTTTGATAAACTCCTTCACAAGGCGCATGAACGAGGTATCAAAATTATGATGGATCTGGTATTAAATCATACCTCAGATGAGCATCCATGGTTTACGGAGTCACGCTCGTCCAAGCACAATCCGAAACGAGACTACTACATATGGCGAACAGGCAAAAATGGCAGATATCCGAACAATTGGGAATCGTATTTTTCCGGCTCTGTGTGGAAATATGACAAGCTTACAGACGAATATTACATGCATCTGTATTCCGAGCATCAGCCGGATCTCAACTGGAACAATGAAGAAATGGTCGCTGAACTGTACCGCATGGTGGAATGGTGGCTGAAAAAGGGAGTCGATGGCTTCCGGTTTGATGCCATTGCTCATATTGTCAAAGCCGAAGGGCTGCCGGACGCCAATAATCCCGAGAAACGGACTTTGGTACGGGCCTATCAGCTTTTTTCCAATTTGGAACAGGTGCATGTGCTTCTTCGCATGCTGAATGAAAGGGTGCTGGAGCGTTATCCCTTAATGACCGTCGGTGAGACATCAGGCTTGGGCCCTGAACAGGCACTCGATTATGTAGGGGATCAGCGACATGAACTGAATATGGTTTTCCAGTTTGAACACATGTTTATAGATGCCGAGGGACAGGGAACAGAAAAGTGGAGACCCAAGCCGTGGACACTGGTAGAGCTTAAAAAAATTATGAGTAGCTGGCAGACGGTGCTTCATCAGGAAGGCTGGAATGCGAATTATCTGAACAACCATGATCAGCCGCGCGCCCTCTCGCGATTCGGAAATGATGGACATTACCGTGTGGAGTCGGGCAAAATGCTGGCAACCTTCACGCATATGCTCGAAGGTACGCCGTACATTTATCAGGGCGAGGAAATCGGCATGACGAATATCGCTTACTCGTCGATTGATGATTACCGGGACGTGGAGACGTTGAATTATTATGAACAGCAACGGAAGCTTGGCCAACCGGAAGAGCAGATTATGGCGGCCATTTGGAGAAAAAGCCGGGATAATGCGCGGACGCCTATGCAGTGGAATGGAGGGCATGCGGCCGGGTTTACCGATGGAGAGCCATGGATGAAAATCAACGATAACTACACGTACATCCACGCTGAGGCGGAAAGACATAACCCGGATTCGATTTTTCACTATTATCGTAAGCTGATTGCCCTGCGTAAACAACATGAGGTGATTGTTTATGGTGAATATAAGCTGCTGTTGCCGCTGGATACTGAGTTGTATGTGTTTACCCGCACGTTGGGGAAGGAGCATGTGCTAGTCATTTTGAATTTCTTTGAGCGTGACCCGGTGTTCCACTGGCCTGAGGAGGAGGGCTATCCTGCCGCCAAAGCGGAGCTGCTTCTATCCAACTACGTGCCGGTAAAAGGGGAGAATCTGCAATCCTTGAAGCTGCGCCCTTATGAAGCCAGAGTGTATAAGTTAAGCTTGGAATAAGTATATAATCCCTTGCCTTCCTTGATCGTAAAGCAAAAAAGCCCGATTCACACTGTCTGCTGTACGCAGGTGTGGATCGGGCTAATCATATTTAACGATTCGTCCAATTCAGTGACTGTTTTAGTGGTAATGCTTAACCTTAAGGTCGTCCAGGCTTTTGAACTCATACCCTTGCTTGCGGGCTTCGTCAATAATCGAACCCAGCGCCTCGGTATTGTCCTTGGATACGGAATGGAGCAGAATGACCGCTCCAGGATGGAGCTGATTCATGACCTGACGATAGGCATAGTCTGTTCCTTGCTGGATATTCGTATCCCAGTCCTTGTAAGCCACAGACCAGAATACGCTTGTATATCCCGCTTCCCGGCAGGAGGCCAATGCCTTTTCGCTAAAAATGCCGCGAGGCGGGCGAACGTATTTCATTTCCTTTTGTCCAGTGAGCTCTGCCGATGCATTTCGTACCCGATCCAGCTCAGACCGGATCTCTGTCGAAGAAATGGTACTCATATCAGGATGACTCCATGAATGGTTGCCAATAATATGGCCCTCACTCGCCATGCGGCGCATCAAAGCTGGCTGATCCTTCACAAAATGTCCGGTTACAAAGAAGGCGGCCGGAACCTTTTTGGCCTTTAATACATCCAGCACCTTGGGCGTAAATCCATTCTCATAGCCGTTGTCAAAGGTGAGAAATAGTTCTTTTTTGGTAGTATCTCCGAGAAAGATGCCACCCTGTTTTTCAATCAGGTGCATAAAGCCCTCCTGTGCGATAGAAGGCAGTTCGCCCCCCTTGCTTTTTTTGAATCCAAAATGATAAGGCTGTTCGTCAACAGTTTGAGCAGCTAGCGCGGAATTACCCGTAACAGCCAACATTCCCAAAACCGCAACGCATAGCCACAAGGCAAATATTCGTTTCATTTAACTTCCTCGCTTCCGTCCCATTTGGGCAAGGTGTGTATGCTTCGGCATATTCCATAGCGTCTGCAATACCACGCCTGTTTATGCAAAAAATGCTCTCAACTTAGGACGAACATGGCTTTTGACAATCCCTGTAGTTAGAAAACGGTGCCTCAGGGCTAAAATTTAATTGTTGGACCTCAAAAAACACATATTGACATGAATATTAAATCGAAGTAGTATACTTTATAAAACTTACTAGAATACTCGGATTTAGTGACTAACGATAAAGGGATACAAACAGCTCAATGACATCTTACATTCTTAAAGGAATCGGAAGGAGCTAGAAGTAATGATTGAACTCAAAAATGTATCCAAAACCTATGTGAGAAAAGGCTTAAGCATAGAAGCGCTAAAAAATATAAATATCAAAGTGGATAAAGGTGATATCTTCGGCTTTATTGGATTCAGCGGCGCAGGTAAAAGTACGCTGATCCGGTTGGTTAACCGTCTTGAGAAGGTCACCAGCGGGGAGGTTATTGTCGAAGGAGAGCGGTTGAATACTTATTCGACATCAGGGCTTCGGAAGGTAAGAAAGAAGATCGGAATGATTTTTCAGCATTTCAATCTGCTGGAGTCGAAAACGGTGTTCGACAATATTGCGATTCCGCTGGTGCTGCTCAAGCGCAACAAGCGGGAGATTGAGCAGCGGGTAAAAGAGTTGCTGGAGTTCACAGGCTTGTCTGACAAGGCGAACAGCTATCCGAGTGAGCTTTCCGGTGGTCAGAAGCAGCGTGTCGGTATTGCGCGGGCGCTGGCGAGCAACCCGTCTATCCTGCTCTGTGATGAGGCGACTTCGGCGCTTGATCCGCAGACCACGCAGTCGATTCTGGATTTGCTTCGTAAAATCAACAAGGAATACAAGATCACTATTCTGATCATCACGCATGAGATGTCAGTCATTCAGCGGATTTGCAACAAGGTTGCTGTCATGGAAAAGGGTGAAATCATCGAGCAGGGCAATGTGCTGGATGTATTCGGACAGCCACAGCACCAGACGACGCAAAGCTTTGTGCGCACGGTTATTCATGATAAGGTGCCGGATAGTGTGCTGCAGACGTTTGAGCAGCAAGAATCACAGCGGATTTACAAGCTGGAATTTATCGGACAGGCTGCCTCCGAGCCGGTGGTTCATGAATTGATTCGGCAGCATGAGGTCTATGTGAACATTTTGTTTGCCAATATGACGGAAATACAAGAGACGACAATTGGCTATATGACGATCCAACTGCGTGGCGAGGAGCATGCTGTTCAGCAGGCTGTTGATTTTATCAAGAGTAAAGGGGTCAACATTCAGGAGGTGAAGGGCATATGATGATTACGGGAACCTCTATAACCTGGGATCAACTGTGGGAGGCTTTGTATCAATCCTTGCTCATGGTCAGCGTCTCGTTGTTCATTGGCGCATTGATCGGTATACCTATCGGTATTTTGCTGGTCATTACTCGTCCGGGCGGGATTCTAGAGAACAAATGGTTTTACGGTATTTTTAATCCGATTATCAACATTGTTCGTTCCTTACCGTTTATCATATTGCTGGTAGCGATCATTCCGTTGACGCGTCTAATTGTGAATACATCCATTGGGACCAGCGCGGCGATTGTTCCGTTGATTTTCTATATTGCGCCATATATCGGCAGGCTGGTCGAAAATTCGCTGCTTGAGGTTAATCCGGGCATATTGGAAGCTGCGGACGCGATGGGAGCGACCCCTTTTCAGGTCATTCGTTACTTCTTGCTCCCCGAAGCATTCAGCTCCCTTATTCTGTCGTTAACGACAGCCGCAATCGGCTTGATTGGAGCCACTGCCATGGCAGGCGCGGTCGGTGGCGGCGGGATTGGAGATCTGGCGATATCGTATGGCTATCAGCGATTCGATACGATTGTTACGTTAATTGCCGTCGTGATTCTTGTCGTATTTGTGCAAGGTGTTCAGTCCTTGGGTAACCTATTGTCCCGTAAAGTACGCAGGGGTTGATTTTTATAATGATTTTATGGATTTTAGTTCTGAGCCCGCCAATATTGGCGGGTTTTTTGTCGCGGACGACTAAGCAAGGCTCGATTCCTAGCAACGACAACAATGATGGCAGCTTGATTCCTTAAAAGAAGATTGTTCTTATAATTTGACTTGTGGTTGTTAGGGAAGGTCTGGAGTTACCTATATTAATGGGGGGGAAATGATTCTGACATCCAATGAATGTGGAGCCCTTCCGATGTACAGCGACTCCATCGTATCTCTTCAATACCATTTTAGGGGGAAACAAATATGGAAAGAACGGCCAAAACCTATGCAGCAGCAATTGATTCCTTAAACGTTGAATCCAATTATTTACCTAGGGGGGGTGTTACTCATTGTAACGAATTTGCACAAGATGTAATGAAGAAGATGTCGGCCGCCCTGCCTGGTGGTTTAGCTAATGAAATGGCAGATGCATTGAGTAATAAAAAAGCTCCCGGTTGGTACGCTGTCACATTCAGCGATGCTCAAAAAAGGGCCAACCTTGGTTATCCGACAATCGGTATCAAAAAAGAGACAGGTCATGGTCACGTGGTGGTGGTCAGACCTAAAGGCTCATCCATTACAGTATTGAAGGAAGTACAGGTTGCACAGGCAGGCACTTCTAATTTTAACAGTAAAACGATCAATTGGTCGTGGAAGGCGGCAGACCTGCCAGGGGTGAAATTTTATACGCACGATTAATTAGGCTGAAAGCGGCAGTAAACAACCCAAAGGCGCGGCTTTATGCTTTCCGCACCTTTGGGTTATATGATTTATTTTAAAAGTAAGTGCTTGGTGAGGAGAAATGCAATACCCTGTTCTTTCGATGCCACGGCGTAGCCATCCGCAAAAGAGGAGGATATATTCAAATATTGAAGTTTGGTCAGCAGCTTGCCTTGGCGGTCAATGTAGCCGAACTTACCGTCAGAATTCGTTCCAACACCAACGAGGGCAATGCCTTCCTTGAAAGACTCGGCTCGGGTGTAATTCTGATAACCAATGACCAATTTTCCTTTGGGATCAATGAAACCGACTTTGCCGTTTTGATTATAAACAGCGGCTAGACCTTCGCTAAAATAACTCGCATCCGTATACCGAAAAGGAATAACGTTCTTTCCCTTCTTATTGATAAAGCCCCACTGACCTTTGGTGTTTTGCACGGCAGCCAGCCCTTCGGAGAAATCGCCCCCGGATTTATATTGCAGAGGAACAACAACTTTACCCGTCGTATCAATGTACCCATACATTCCTTTACTGTTTTTGACCAGAGCCAGCCCTTCGTAAAATCCACGGGAAGTGGCATAGTGATAAGGAATAGCTAATTGTCCTTTTTTATTGATAAACCCGATTTTATCGCCTTTTGGATTGTATACCAGAGCCATGCCATATGTGAAATGATAATCTGAACTATATTTTTGCGTCAAACGGGTAACGGTCTTTCCTGTTCGGTCGATGAGTAGATCACTTTTGGTATCTGCTGTTATGACGTGGGCCAAGCCTTCGGAGAAATGACCTGCATCTGTATATTGGCAAGGGATAGCCAGTTGTCCTTTCGTGTTAATGAAGCCGTACAAATTCGTTTTATTGTTTTTAACCAGCGCACGTTGCTCGTTAAAATCGCTGACAGGTGAGATATAGTCGGGGAGGATAAAGGCCTCTTTCCCTTTCGCGTTATAGTACACGAGCGAGCCGTTGGATTGTTCCGCAAATAGCAAGCCATCATGAAAGTTCCCGTCACTTTCAGGTATAACCATATTATAGTCGAGAGATGTTTGAGAAACTTCAAGAGTTGGCGTGCTGCTAGATGCGAAGCCTGTGCTCGTCGTTGAGAATGCAGTACATAACAGTAGTAAAGCTAATGCTAACTTTTTTTTCATTTCAATGCTCCTTTATGGATTCTATTTTATAGAAAATAATTCCATGGATATAGACGAACAATTTGTAAATAAGTTTCTTTATACTGTACATTAACCTGCAACCGGGATGAGGAATTCGATTTCGTGTTTATACTGCAAGGTCAAGCGCCAGGCAGGTATTCTCCAACCCACAGCCTCTTTTCTCTATGATCTGCTATCCGCCGATACAACTTCCCATACTCTAGCATATTCATATAACATATCTCTTCACAGTTGAGATCGACTCAAGGGGTGGTTTATATCCTGTAGTAAACAAAGGAATCGCAATTGAGAGATTAAAAGAAAATCACGTATTTAAGGAGGTAATTGCTTTGGGAAGAAAGAGAAGAAGCGGCTTTAAAAATAAAAAAATTTCGGTAGACGTCAGACAATCTTCTTCAGCTCAGTCTGGACAAGGTGGCAACCCCATTTCTATCAATGC
Proteins encoded:
- a CDS encoding WG repeat-containing protein, whose product is MKKKLALALLLLCTAFSTTSTGFASSSTPTLEVSQTSLDYNMVIPESDGNFHDGLLFAEQSNGSLVYYNAKGKEAFILPDYISPVSDFNEQRALVKNNKTNLYGFINTKGQLAIPCQYTDAGHFSEGLAHVITADTKSDLLIDRTGKTVTRLTQKYSSDYHFTYGMALVYNPKGDKIGFINKKGQLAIPYHYATSRGFYEGLALVKNSKGMYGYIDTTGKVVVPLQYKSGGDFSEGLAAVQNTKGQWGFINKKGKNVIPFRYTDASYFSEGLAAVYNQNGKVGFIDPKGKLVIGYQNYTRAESFKEGIALVGVGTNSDGKFGYIDRQGKLLTKLQYLNISSSFADGYAVASKEQGIAFLLTKHLLLK
- a CDS encoding SDR family oxidoreductase, with the protein product MILDELELSWKGKESLAGKVALVTGASSGIGASIARKLAKRGAYVAVLARRQERLDELVRDLHQEGLYEVMAIPADIQKAEDVQQAVHAILERWGRLDIIVANAGFGYRSPLAEVDLERWEELYKTNVHGLVLTLKYGLQPMREQAKGDVVIVSSIAAKEVTAGGGLYSATKYGVSAIASALRLETSTQGIRVTAIHPGAVATEFSQVAGYPEQEIRAFASSILPLHPDDVAEAALYALEQPEHVNIPELTIMPSRQVQRFK
- the pdaA gene encoding delta-lactam-biosynthetic de-N-acetylase, with amino-acid sequence MKRIFALWLCVAVLGMLAVTGNSALAAQTVDEQPYHFGFKKSKGGELPSIAQEGFMHLIEKQGGIFLGDTTKKELFLTFDNGYENGFTPKVLDVLKAKKVPAAFFVTGHFVKDQPALMRRMASEGHIIGNHSWSHPDMSTISSTEIRSELDRVRNASAELTGQKEMKYVRPPRGIFSEKALASCREAGYTSVFWSVAYKDWDTNIQQGTDYAYRQVMNQLHPGAVILLHSVSKDNTEALGSIIDEARKQGYEFKSLDDLKVKHYH
- a CDS encoding methionine ABC transporter ATP-binding protein, which encodes MIELKNVSKTYVRKGLSIEALKNINIKVDKGDIFGFIGFSGAGKSTLIRLVNRLEKVTSGEVIVEGERLNTYSTSGLRKVRKKIGMIFQHFNLLESKTVFDNIAIPLVLLKRNKREIEQRVKELLEFTGLSDKANSYPSELSGGQKQRVGIARALASNPSILLCDEATSALDPQTTQSILDLLRKINKEYKITILIITHEMSVIQRICNKVAVMEKGEIIEQGNVLDVFGQPQHQTTQSFVRTVIHDKVPDSVLQTFEQQESQRIYKLEFIGQAASEPVVHELIRQHEVYVNILFANMTEIQETTIGYMTIQLRGEEHAVQQAVDFIKSKGVNIQEVKGI
- a CDS encoding SMP-30/gluconolactonase/LRE family protein; translated protein: MPSKPDLSVKDSQGRKNKKPRKWVRRTGLSLLAVILLGVVIFMLIPSPVQPAKWIAPPAPSFEKAGPWQQNNKLSSAELVTNAPKFPEFITFDKEGNLYTGDSDGKIYKVAFDTKGNPQKAQLYADTKGTPNGLMFDASGNLIVTDVQKGLLSVDPSGNVTVLADQVDGTPIYLANELDIAKDGTIYFSDTSNYGSVVFKEIAENKPHGRLLKYDPATKQTTVLLEGLYFANGVALSADEDFVLVAESYHYQLTRYWLKGPKKGTSDIFADNLAGFPDNITRDDQGHFWVGLFTTRIPFVDQMHGSPWLAGMMAKLPQPLLSGASAPVKHGLAVELNSQGKLIGSWHDPAGSLYGVTTAVNHDGYLYIGTAPGGSQGVHRVLLTK
- a CDS encoding glycoside hydrolase family 13 protein — its product is MPKKIWWKEAVVYQIYPISFQDSDGDGKGDLQGILSRLDYLSELGIDVIWICPVYKSPNHDNGYDISDYYAIMDEFGTMEDFDKLLHKAHERGIKIMMDLVLNHTSDEHPWFTESRSSKHNPKRDYYIWRTGKNGRYPNNWESYFSGSVWKYDKLTDEYYMHLYSEHQPDLNWNNEEMVAELYRMVEWWLKKGVDGFRFDAIAHIVKAEGLPDANNPEKRTLVRAYQLFSNLEQVHVLLRMLNERVLERYPLMTVGETSGLGPEQALDYVGDQRHELNMVFQFEHMFIDAEGQGTEKWRPKPWTLVELKKIMSSWQTVLHQEGWNANYLNNHDQPRALSRFGNDGHYRVESGKMLATFTHMLEGTPYIYQGEEIGMTNIAYSSIDDYRDVETLNYYEQQRKLGQPEEQIMAAIWRKSRDNARTPMQWNGGHAAGFTDGEPWMKINDNYTYIHAEAERHNPDSIFHYYRKLIALRKQHEVIVYGEYKLLLPLDTELYVFTRTLGKEHVLVILNFFERDPVFHWPEEEGYPAAKAELLLSNYVPVKGENLQSLKLRPYEARVYKLSLE
- a CDS encoding methionine ABC transporter permease, yielding MMITGTSITWDQLWEALYQSLLMVSVSLFIGALIGIPIGILLVITRPGGILENKWFYGIFNPIINIVRSLPFIILLVAIIPLTRLIVNTSIGTSAAIVPLIFYIAPYIGRLVENSLLEVNPGILEAADAMGATPFQVIRYFLLPEAFSSLILSLTTAAIGLIGATAMAGAVGGGGIGDLAISYGYQRFDTIVTLIAVVILVVFVQGVQSLGNLLSRKVRRG